One part of the Bacteroidia bacterium genome encodes these proteins:
- a CDS encoding DUF4407 domain-containing protein, protein MKFLWFLATSDSKVLQEVEDKTERIWHSIIGTFVLITGIFAFITGSFTAKLIMNGPEAGPNSWMLPLGAGIVWAFLIITIDRLLIASIASERKNRIKKQQEDRSATAAKTGFLSRKMKSFSFILLRLGIALLISLIITKPFELWLFQDQIAKEGMTTAVEELKKSQEGLIETSQLSYLDEQLGKDSVKKEAVLLELDKAAKIDRYKQARKKQLWRISANNKAISRIKSLSDTRYIRVDSSYSPPRKSLNKQGRSRIQAYENGNREARNDTTRMRRELLAEGITEEELIFLSLDEMHDELDKVENNIERSERKKDREIQQINRQSQENKATIERSINDLFGKLDSLDDYIYNEEHPQRKYTSWFILFIFLSIESLPIVSKMLSSSGEYEQRVMARYSETLQEIEDQSQIREFQKGEMKSRISQLEDKIKSIASEEFKVEKFMEEFDRQPVM, encoded by the coding sequence ATGAAATTTCTTTGGTTTTTAGCCACCTCAGATTCAAAAGTCCTCCAGGAAGTTGAGGATAAAACAGAAAGAATCTGGCACTCCATCATCGGAACTTTCGTTTTGATTACGGGAATTTTTGCTTTCATCACGGGGAGCTTCACTGCCAAGCTGATCATGAACGGCCCTGAAGCAGGACCGAATAGCTGGATGCTTCCCCTGGGTGCAGGCATTGTGTGGGCCTTTCTTATCATTACGATAGATCGGCTCTTGATTGCCTCTATTGCCAGCGAGCGAAAAAACAGGATCAAAAAACAGCAGGAAGATCGTTCAGCAACGGCCGCTAAAACAGGATTTCTGAGTCGAAAGATGAAGTCCTTTTCTTTTATCCTCCTCAGGCTGGGAATAGCGCTCCTCATTTCGCTTATCATCACCAAACCTTTCGAGCTTTGGCTCTTTCAGGACCAGATAGCTAAAGAAGGAATGACCACAGCCGTAGAAGAATTGAAAAAATCTCAGGAAGGTTTGATTGAAACCTCACAGCTTTCTTATCTGGATGAACAATTGGGAAAAGACTCGGTAAAAAAAGAAGCAGTATTACTGGAACTGGATAAGGCAGCAAAAATAGATCGATACAAACAAGCCAGGAAAAAGCAGCTTTGGCGGATTTCTGCTAATAATAAGGCGATCTCACGAATCAAAAGCCTTTCTGACACACGCTACATCCGCGTAGATTCTTCTTATTCCCCTCCTAGAAAATCGCTCAACAAACAAGGACGATCCAGAATTCAGGCCTATGAAAATGGAAATCGAGAAGCCCGCAATGATACGACCCGTATGCGTAGAGAATTGTTGGCCGAAGGAATTACAGAAGAGGAACTGATCTTCCTTTCTCTGGATGAGATGCATGATGAACTGGATAAAGTTGAAAACAACATAGAGCGAAGCGAGAGGAAAAAGGATCGGGAAATCCAGCAAATCAATCGACAATCTCAGGAAAATAAAGCCACTATCGAACGATCTATCAATGATCTTTTCGGTAAGCTTGATAGTCTGGATGACTATATCTATAATGAAGAACACCCCCAAAGAAAATATACCTCCTGGTTTATCCTATTCATTTTCCTCAGTATAGAATCCTTGCCTATCGTTTCGAAGATGCTTTCTTCCAGTGGAGAATATGAGCAAAGAGTCATGGCTCGCTATTCGGAGACTCTACAAGAGATTGAAGACCAAAGTCAGATCCGGGAGTTCCAAAAAGGAGAAATGAAAAGTCGGATTAGCCAATTGGAAGATAAAATCAAGTCAATTGCATCAGAAGAATTTAAGGTGGAGAAATTTATGGAAGAATTTGACCGTCAACCCGTCATGTAG